From a region of the Halomonas sp. HL-93 genome:
- a CDS encoding ABC transporter substrate-binding protein: MKKTLLTTAIALASAAGGISQAQAAELTISCGAVGAELELCEQGVEAWEEKTGHEVDVVSTPNSSTERLSLYQQILSANSSDIDVMQIDVVWPGLLANHLLDLSEVLGDDAAEGHFDTIVTNNTIDDRLVAMPWFTDAGVLYYREDLLEKHGFDVPTTWEEMTETAREIKQAEREEGNDRMQGYVFQGRAYEGLTVNALEWVASHGGGTIVEQDGEVSINNEQAAKALDLAASWVGDISPDGVLNYTEEEARGVFQGGNAVFMRNWPYAWSLAQSDDSDVRDKVGVTQLPAGGEDGESAAGLGGWNLAVSRYSENPELAAELVAFLAGEEEQKRRAIEASYNPTIDSLYQDDEVLEAVPFFGTLYDTFTNAVARPSAPTGDAYGRVSNAFFSASHDVLSGTKDGTQAVEDLENELARLKRRSW; encoded by the coding sequence ATGAAAAAGACACTGCTGACAACAGCCATCGCGCTCGCCAGCGCTGCTGGCGGCATTAGCCAAGCCCAAGCGGCTGAACTGACCATTTCATGCGGAGCCGTAGGTGCCGAACTTGAGCTTTGCGAGCAAGGCGTTGAAGCCTGGGAAGAGAAAACCGGCCACGAGGTCGACGTGGTCTCGACGCCCAACTCGTCGACCGAACGACTCTCGCTCTACCAGCAGATACTTTCCGCCAACTCGAGCGATATCGACGTCATGCAGATTGACGTGGTCTGGCCGGGTCTGCTTGCCAACCACCTGCTCGATTTGAGTGAGGTGCTTGGCGATGACGCCGCAGAGGGTCATTTCGACACCATCGTGACCAACAACACCATCGATGATCGGCTGGTCGCGATGCCGTGGTTTACCGATGCGGGCGTGCTCTACTACCGAGAAGACCTGCTTGAAAAACACGGCTTTGATGTGCCGACGACTTGGGAAGAAATGACCGAAACCGCCCGCGAGATCAAACAGGCGGAGCGCGAGGAAGGCAACGACCGCATGCAAGGCTATGTCTTTCAGGGCCGCGCCTACGAAGGGTTAACGGTGAACGCGCTGGAATGGGTGGCAAGCCACGGCGGCGGCACGATTGTCGAGCAAGACGGCGAGGTCAGCATCAATAACGAACAAGCCGCCAAAGCGCTTGACCTGGCCGCCTCGTGGGTTGGCGATATTTCGCCTGACGGCGTGCTCAACTACACCGAAGAAGAAGCTCGCGGCGTGTTCCAGGGCGGCAATGCGGTCTTTATGCGTAACTGGCCCTACGCTTGGTCGTTGGCACAAAGCGACGATAGCGACGTGCGCGACAAAGTGGGCGTGACGCAGCTACCGGCGGGCGGCGAAGACGGCGAAAGTGCAGCCGGGCTTGGCGGCTGGAACCTCGCGGTATCCCGCTACAGCGAAAACCCCGAACTTGCCGCTGAGCTGGTCGCCTTCCTGGCCGGTGAAGAAGAACAGAAACGCCGCGCCATTGAGGCATCCTACAACCCGACCATTGACTCGCTCTACCAGGATGACGAGGTGTTAGAGGCCGTACCGTTCTTCGGCACGCTATACGACACCTTCACCAATGCGGTTGCCCGCCCCTCCGCGCCGACTGGCGATGCCTACGGCCGGGTGAGCAACGCCTTCTTTAGCGCCTCGCACGACGTGCTTTCCGGCACCAAAGACGGCACCCAAGCCGTTGAGGATCTGGAAAACGAGCTTGCACGCCTGAAGCGTCGTAGCTGGTAA
- a CDS encoding carbohydrate porin: MDKMTFKTPLAIAIAAASLGASGVAMADTTMEERLAELEARIAAAEQRADAAEQRADQAEQQRGGGSEVESDAEIEERLARVERYADGEEGFSFNAYARSGLLIGEDGKSAEGGPYVTPAGPEGGAVGRLGNEPDTYAEAILNYRMRFDNGAKALYRTMIADGTTSSNDWTGGDSDINVRQVFAEFSDLPSFTGAFEDASIWAGKRFDRDNFDIHWLDSDVVFLAGTGGGIYDMQLADNWKSNLSIYGRSFADFDVVSSEDPGLEDDTDNLILTSNNYFGNWQWMVNGMSAADNDTRDIGADQEAAENGFHTMVAYHGDSFFGLGEGSYKAAVLHGQGLGAETKNIGANGDLTDDATSTRLALYGTTYLAPKWRIAPSVLAETSEDRFAEGDSYDWATLNVRLANELTENFEMQYEASYQMIDIDPQGYSDRNEVDGDYTKFTVAPTFKPDVGGFWKRPEIRLFATWSDWDDELNNYSTEDSFGTDEFTGSQWTFGIQSEVWF, from the coding sequence ATGGATAAAATGACATTTAAGACACCGCTGGCAATTGCCATTGCCGCCGCCAGCCTGGGTGCAAGCGGTGTGGCCATGGCGGATACGACCATGGAAGAACGGCTTGCTGAATTGGAGGCGCGGATTGCTGCTGCTGAACAGCGGGCCGATGCCGCTGAGCAACGCGCCGACCAAGCTGAACAGCAGCGAGGGGGAGGCAGCGAGGTTGAGAGTGATGCCGAAATCGAAGAACGTTTGGCCCGTGTGGAACGCTATGCCGATGGCGAAGAAGGTTTCTCTTTCAACGCCTATGCGCGGTCAGGCCTGTTGATTGGTGAAGATGGCAAAAGCGCTGAAGGCGGCCCCTACGTGACACCCGCCGGGCCGGAAGGCGGTGCCGTAGGTCGTTTGGGTAACGAGCCGGACACCTACGCCGAAGCGATTCTTAACTATCGGATGCGCTTTGATAACGGCGCCAAGGCGCTGTATCGCACCATGATTGCCGATGGCACTACCTCCAGCAATGACTGGACCGGCGGTGATTCGGATATCAACGTTCGTCAGGTATTTGCCGAATTTAGCGATTTGCCGAGCTTCACCGGTGCATTTGAAGACGCCTCCATCTGGGCCGGTAAGCGCTTCGACCGTGATAACTTTGATATCCACTGGCTGGATAGCGATGTGGTGTTCCTCGCCGGTACCGGCGGCGGTATCTACGACATGCAGTTGGCCGATAATTGGAAATCGAACTTGTCGATCTACGGCCGCAGCTTCGCCGACTTTGACGTGGTCAGCAGCGAAGATCCCGGCCTCGAAGACGATACCGATAATCTGATCCTGACCTCCAACAACTACTTTGGTAACTGGCAGTGGATGGTTAACGGCATGTCGGCTGCCGATAACGATACACGCGATATTGGAGCAGACCAGGAAGCAGCAGAAAATGGCTTCCATACCATGGTGGCCTACCACGGCGACAGTTTCTTCGGGTTGGGCGAGGGCAGCTATAAAGCCGCCGTGTTGCATGGTCAGGGCCTGGGCGCTGAAACCAAGAATATTGGCGCGAACGGTGATCTGACCGATGATGCGACCTCAACGCGTCTAGCGCTTTATGGCACCACCTATCTTGCCCCCAAATGGCGTATAGCGCCCTCTGTGTTGGCCGAAACCAGCGAAGATCGTTTTGCGGAAGGTGATTCATACGACTGGGCCACGCTTAACGTGCGCTTGGCCAATGAGCTGACCGAAAATTTTGAAATGCAGTATGAAGCCAGTTACCAGATGATCGATATCGATCCTCAGGGCTATTCGGATCGCAACGAGGTTGACGGGGATTACACCAAGTTCACCGTCGCGCCAACCTTCAAGCCGGACGTCGGTGGCTTCTGGAAGCGGCCAGAAATTCGCTTGTTCGCCACCTGGAGCGATTGGGATGATGAATTGAATAATTACTCAACGGAAGATTCCTTTGGGACTGACGAATTTACCGGCAGTCAGTGGACCTTTGGCATCCAAAGCGAAGTATGGTTCTAA
- a CDS encoding DUF3455 domain-containing protein yields MTTHHLTRAALAAALITSFSHAALAETPADVQVPDGNNIVLETVGVGAITYMCEANDDGDMGWVFKGPHAALNDGEGSQVGSYYGPPATWEALDGSKVTGTQLATAANGDGNIPLQLVAANPAEGEGAMTGVSYIQRLNTQGGVAPDVACDMDHEGATAVVTYQADYIFWTAE; encoded by the coding sequence ATGACCACTCATCACCTAACGCGCGCTGCTTTGGCCGCTGCTCTGATCACCTCTTTCAGTCACGCCGCCCTGGCCGAAACGCCGGCGGACGTCCAGGTACCGGACGGTAACAACATTGTGCTCGAGACCGTCGGTGTCGGCGCGATTACCTACATGTGTGAAGCCAATGATGACGGCGACATGGGTTGGGTTTTCAAGGGCCCGCACGCCGCCCTTAACGACGGTGAAGGCAGCCAGGTCGGCAGCTACTACGGCCCGCCTGCAACCTGGGAAGCATTGGATGGTTCTAAAGTCACCGGTACCCAGTTGGCAACCGCCGCCAACGGTGATGGCAACATTCCGCTGCAGCTTGTGGCAGCCAACCCCGCTGAGGGCGAAGGCGCCATGACCGGCGTCAGCTACATTCAGCGCCTGAACACCCAGGGCGGTGTTGCGCCGGATGTGGCCTGCGATATGGATCATGAAGGCGCGACCGCCGTGGTCACCTATCAGGCGGACTACATCTTCTGGACGGCTGAGTAA
- a CDS encoding sigma-70 family RNA polymerase sigma factor, translating to MTDVSSEFDHADALLRCARGEHDALHQLYVYEGARLLGVVLRIVKDRGMAEDIVHDACLNIWQRASSFDPDKGSARTWIFSVARHLALNAIRYRNREVTFDSHDPEDDDQDERFQHASVAEDAFDWQTGQRIDECLRQLETERRNCVLHAYVDGLSHAEIAAHTGTPLGTVKAWIKRSLLRLRECMA from the coding sequence TTGACTGACGTGTCTTCAGAATTTGATCATGCGGATGCATTGTTGAGATGCGCCCGTGGCGAGCATGACGCCTTGCACCAGCTCTACGTGTACGAAGGGGCCAGGCTTCTTGGTGTGGTGTTAAGAATCGTCAAGGACCGGGGCATGGCTGAGGATATCGTTCACGATGCCTGTCTCAATATTTGGCAACGCGCCAGTAGTTTCGACCCTGATAAAGGATCCGCACGAACATGGATATTTAGCGTGGCGCGCCACCTAGCGTTAAACGCTATTCGTTACCGTAATCGTGAAGTCACCTTTGATAGTCACGACCCGGAAGACGACGACCAAGACGAGCGCTTCCAGCATGCATCAGTGGCTGAAGACGCCTTTGATTGGCAAACCGGCCAGCGTATCGATGAATGCCTTCGGCAGTTAGAAACCGAGCGCCGCAATTGCGTGCTGCATGCCTATGTTGATGGCTTGAGCCACGCTGAAATTGCCGCGCATACCGGCACGCCGCTGGGCACCGTCAAAGCCTGGATTAAACGCAGTCTGCTGCGCCTACGGGAGTGCATGGCATGA
- a CDS encoding anti-sigma factor — translation MTRPSQHAHEDDHALAGEYVLGTLSSEQRKALEARLPNDPALQKAVMAWEERFFPYTAITDPVTPSDYLWPRIERSIASREAFAKRTHPVVPPKPRRMLHSLTLWRGAAGFGLAAALVMGVMLANEQTTSTTPEYMVVLLAPQSQSAGWVVQASTRQEIELIPLGTFEVPEGKALEFWTKADEWQAPVSLGLVEPGEPIRVRLDELPPLEDNQLFELTLEDESGSPTGLPTGPIQFIGRAVEI, via the coding sequence ATGACCCGCCCCAGTCAGCACGCACACGAAGACGACCATGCCTTGGCGGGTGAATACGTACTGGGCACGCTGTCGTCAGAGCAGCGCAAAGCCTTAGAAGCGCGGTTACCCAACGACCCGGCATTGCAAAAAGCCGTGATGGCTTGGGAAGAGCGTTTCTTTCCCTATACCGCTATCACCGACCCGGTAACGCCTTCCGATTATTTATGGCCACGTATTGAACGCAGCATTGCGTCACGTGAAGCGTTTGCTAAGCGTACCCATCCTGTCGTACCGCCAAAACCCCGCCGCATGCTGCATAGCTTAACGCTTTGGCGCGGCGCTGCCGGGTTTGGCTTAGCGGCGGCGTTGGTGATGGGTGTGATGCTGGCAAATGAACAGACTACATCGACGACGCCCGAGTACATGGTGGTGTTGCTGGCGCCCCAAAGCCAGTCCGCCGGGTGGGTGGTCCAGGCCTCAACCCGCCAGGAAATTGAGCTGATTCCGCTGGGCACCTTTGAAGTGCCGGAGGGCAAAGCGCTGGAGTTCTGGACCAAAGCCGATGAGTGGCAGGCGCCGGTGTCGCTTGGACTGGTGGAGCCCGGGGAGCCGATCCGTGTGCGCCTGGATGAGCTGCCGCCGCTTGAGGATAACCAACTCTTCGAGCTCACTCTGGAAGACGAGAGTGGCTCGCCCACAGGATTGCCGACGGGCCCCATTCAGTTCATTGGCCGTGCGGTAGAAATCTAG
- the trkA gene encoding Trk system potassium transporter TrkA, whose translation MKIIILGAGQVGGTLAEYLAREENDITVVDTDAKKLRELHTKLDIRTVTGAGSYPIVLRQAGGEDADMLIAVTSSDEINMIACQVAHTLFRTPTKIARVRSSAYLTRKGLFAHEAIPIDVLISPEQVVTDHVRRLIEHPGALQVLEFAGGLVQLVAVKAFYGGPLVGQDLAFLRRHMPNVDTRVAAIYRRNRPIIPRGDTVIEADDEVFFLAARRDIRAVMSELRRVERDFRRVVIAGGGNIGERLAEHLEHSHQVKIIEHSLERCTTLSERLDRTVVLHGSATSKRLLEEENIEDCDIFCALTNDDEVNIMSSLLAKRLGAKKVLTLINNAAYVDLVQGGEIDIAISPQQATIGSLLTHVRRGDIVNVHSLRRGAAEAIEAIAHGDKQSSKVVGRPIREIDLPDGTTIGAIVRGKEVMIAHDHIVIESGDHVILFVIDKRRIRDVERLFQVGLTFF comes from the coding sequence ATGAAAATCATCATTCTCGGCGCCGGCCAGGTCGGCGGCACCCTTGCGGAATATCTCGCCCGTGAGGAAAACGACATCACCGTCGTCGATACCGATGCCAAGAAACTGCGCGAGCTGCACACCAAGCTCGACATCCGCACGGTCACCGGCGCGGGCTCTTACCCCATCGTGCTGCGCCAGGCGGGCGGGGAAGACGCCGACATGCTGATTGCCGTGACCAGCAGCGATGAAATCAACATGATCGCCTGCCAGGTCGCGCACACCCTGTTTCGCACCCCGACCAAGATCGCCCGGGTGCGCTCCTCGGCATACCTGACCCGCAAGGGGCTGTTCGCCCACGAGGCGATTCCCATCGACGTGCTGATCAGCCCCGAGCAGGTGGTCACCGACCACGTGCGCCGGCTGATCGAACACCCCGGCGCGCTGCAGGTGCTGGAGTTTGCCGGTGGGCTCGTCCAATTGGTGGCGGTGAAAGCGTTTTACGGCGGCCCGCTGGTCGGCCAGGACCTGGCCTTTCTACGCCGCCACATGCCCAACGTGGACACCCGAGTGGCGGCGATCTACCGCCGCAACCGGCCGATCATTCCGCGCGGCGATACCGTCATCGAAGCCGACGACGAGGTATTTTTCCTCGCCGCCCGGCGCGATATCCGCGCGGTGATGAGCGAACTGCGCCGGGTCGAGCGGGACTTCCGCCGGGTAGTGATCGCCGGGGGCGGCAATATCGGCGAGCGGCTGGCCGAGCACCTAGAGCACAGCCACCAGGTCAAGATCATCGAGCACAGCCTGGAGCGCTGCACCACGCTGTCCGAGCGGCTCGATCGCACCGTGGTGCTCCACGGCAGCGCCACCAGCAAGCGGCTGCTGGAAGAAGAGAACATCGAAGACTGCGATATTTTCTGCGCGCTGACCAACGACGACGAGGTCAACATCATGTCGTCGCTGCTGGCCAAGCGCCTGGGCGCCAAAAAGGTACTGACGCTGATCAACAACGCCGCCTACGTGGACCTGGTCCAGGGCGGCGAGATCGACATCGCCATTTCGCCCCAGCAGGCGACCATCGGCAGCCTGCTGACCCACGTGCGGCGTGGCGATATCGTCAACGTCCACTCGCTGCGCCGGGGCGCGGCGGAGGCCATTGAAGCCATCGCCCACGGCGACAAGCAGTCGTCCAAGGTGGTCGGCCGCCCCATTCGCGAGATCGACCTGCCCGACGGCACCACCATCGGGGCGATCGTGCGCGGCAAGGAGGTCATGATCGCCCACGACCACATCGTCATCGAAAGCGGCGACCACGTGATTCTGTTCGTCATCGACAAGCGGCGCATCCGCGATGTGGAGCGCCTCTTCCAGGTGGGGCTGACGTTCTTCTAG
- a CDS encoding response regulator transcription factor: MTTDHHRILVIDDEPQIRHFLRISLTSQNFAVTEAATGHEGLARLGAGPTRYDLVLLDLGLPDMDGQQVLSAIREHHQVPVIVVSVRGHEAEKVRALDSGANDYVTKPFGIQELLARIRALLRRQTQGSREGRYQHGGLRIDLTTYQVSVNGTSVHLTPKEFAVLAPLVSQAGRVITQTQLLRDIWGPSHQDDTHYLRIIISKLRQKLGDDPQSPSILQTEPGIGYRLAFEPDREEYTP, translated from the coding sequence ATGACGACTGACCATCACCGGATACTGGTTATCGATGATGAACCCCAGATCCGTCATTTTTTACGCATCAGCCTGACATCACAGAATTTTGCGGTGACCGAAGCGGCGACCGGTCATGAAGGGCTGGCACGACTTGGCGCCGGCCCCACGCGCTATGACCTTGTCCTCCTCGACCTTGGCTTGCCGGATATGGACGGTCAGCAGGTACTCAGTGCCATTCGTGAGCATCACCAGGTGCCCGTCATTGTCGTATCGGTTCGCGGGCATGAGGCTGAAAAAGTACGCGCCCTCGACAGCGGCGCCAATGACTATGTCACCAAGCCGTTTGGCATTCAGGAACTGCTGGCACGTATTCGCGCGCTGTTGCGCCGCCAGACACAGGGCAGTCGCGAAGGGCGTTACCAACACGGCGGCCTGAGGATTGATTTGACGACCTATCAGGTCAGCGTCAATGGAACGTCCGTGCACTTAACGCCGAAGGAATTTGCGGTGCTCGCACCACTCGTCTCCCAGGCCGGCCGCGTGATTACGCAAACCCAGCTGCTGCGTGATATTTGGGGGCCCAGCCACCAGGACGATACCCACTACCTGCGCATTATCATCAGCAAACTACGTCAAAAATTAGGCGACGACCCCCAGTCCCCCAGCATTTTGCAGACCGAACCGGGGATTGGCTACCGCTTGGCCTTTGAGCCAGACCGAGAGGAATACACCCCATGA
- a CDS encoding sensor histidine kinase, translating to MSLMTLLLYRLPRFAQRLRWPTLREVATALITTLVALLVAWGLYAWMALANLSLIFLTAVLASAVMAGSSAALISAVLGFLTFNFCFTVPHFSLAVEEREQLVTLLFFLLVALVVGKLAGDSRQRLLDLNAARLAEDRERLRSALLSSVSHDFRTPLASIIGATSSLRTLDAQLSQEDRFALLDSVLSESERLNRYIQNLLDMTRLGHGDLKIERDWIAFDDLVVSARKRLGSALAHCHIVQQWPGDLPLLYVHPALIEQALVNVLDNAARFSPPGGQIAIRAEVPPGSSQLIFSITDQGPGIAADLRERVFDMFVTGSDGDRGPHGSGLGLAICQAMLGAHGGRISACDGPDGLGTCMEMSLPLPPPHQEPPHDD from the coding sequence ATGTCATTGATGACTCTCCTGCTTTATCGCCTCCCACGGTTTGCGCAACGCTTGCGTTGGCCAACTCTGCGCGAGGTAGCCACGGCACTGATCACAACCCTTGTCGCGCTACTTGTCGCCTGGGGTCTATACGCCTGGATGGCGCTGGCCAATCTTTCACTGATTTTTTTGACAGCGGTGCTGGCAAGCGCCGTCATGGCGGGCAGTTCGGCAGCGCTTATCAGCGCCGTGCTGGGCTTTCTGACCTTTAACTTCTGCTTCACGGTGCCGCACTTTTCCCTGGCCGTCGAAGAAAGGGAACAGCTCGTCACGCTATTGTTTTTTCTCCTGGTCGCGTTGGTGGTCGGTAAGCTTGCAGGGGACAGTCGCCAGCGGTTGCTGGACCTGAATGCAGCGCGCCTGGCCGAAGACCGCGAGCGTTTACGTTCGGCGCTGCTGTCATCGGTCTCCCATGATTTTCGTACGCCGCTGGCGTCTATTATTGGCGCCACCAGCTCCTTACGCACGCTGGACGCTCAACTTAGCCAGGAAGATCGTTTCGCGCTGCTGGACAGTGTATTGAGCGAAAGCGAGCGGCTAAACCGCTATATCCAGAACCTGCTGGACATGACCCGCCTGGGCCACGGCGATTTAAAAATCGAGCGTGACTGGATCGCCTTCGACGACCTGGTGGTGTCGGCCCGCAAACGTCTCGGCAGTGCCCTCGCGCATTGCCATATCGTTCAGCAATGGCCTGGCGACTTACCGCTGCTCTACGTCCATCCGGCACTCATCGAGCAGGCGCTGGTCAACGTCCTCGACAACGCGGCGCGATTCTCCCCGCCTGGCGGGCAGATCGCCATACGTGCCGAGGTGCCGCCCGGTTCGTCACAGCTGATATTTTCCATCACCGACCAGGGACCAGGCATTGCCGCTGACCTGCGCGAGCGTGTCTTTGATATGTTCGTGACCGGCAGCGACGGTGATCGTGGCCCCCATGGCAGCGGACTGGGCCTGGCCATTTGCCAGGCAATGCTAGGCGCCCACGGCGGACGCATCAGTGCCTGTGACGGCCCCGATGGCCTGGGCACCTGCATGGAGATGTCGCTCCCTCTACCCCCGCCCCATCAGGAGCCACCCCATGACGACTGA
- a CDS encoding TrkH family potassium uptake protein, giving the protein MHYLTPWVYRSRYAYRQWAPVVKVLSVLWLILALFMMVPLTVLLAERDPDALAFGVSVLLVLAAVATAWLLTYRATLELKPWQMFILTAASWVSISGFASLPLVLGAPQLTFTNAVFESVSAITTTGSTILVGIEDLSDGLKLWRGIMQWMGGIGIIVMGIAILPFLKVGGMRLFHTESSDWSDKVMPRTGGIAKATLSIYVVMTLIAMLSYWLGGMDPLDAIVHGMTSLSTGGFANSDASFGAYADQPWILWMASLFMLSGALPFVLYIRFLRGSRSSLWKDQQVRGLLGVLCIAIGLLTLWRIMNGAAGFESLTHVTFNVVSIVTTTGYASDDYTQWGALAIVAFFYLTFVGGCSGSTSGGMKIFRFQIAMLMLRDQLRYLIHANGVFTTRYNEQIVTSDISRSVVAFSFFFFITIAALALGLSALGLDLVTSLSGAATAVTNVGPGLGDIIGPAGNFASLPDAAKWLLCIGMLMGRLEILTVIVLLTPMFWRR; this is encoded by the coding sequence ATGCATTACCTAACGCCATGGGTTTACCGCAGCCGATACGCCTACCGTCAGTGGGCGCCCGTAGTCAAAGTGCTATCGGTGCTTTGGCTTATCCTTGCGTTATTCATGATGGTACCGCTAACGGTGCTGTTGGCCGAACGCGACCCTGATGCATTGGCCTTTGGGGTGTCGGTACTGCTGGTGCTTGCCGCTGTGGCAACCGCCTGGCTGCTTACCTATCGCGCCACCCTCGAACTGAAACCCTGGCAGATGTTTATCCTGACGGCTGCGAGCTGGGTCAGCATCAGTGGCTTTGCCAGCCTTCCGCTGGTGCTTGGCGCCCCACAACTCACCTTTACCAACGCCGTCTTTGAGTCAGTGTCTGCCATCACCACGACCGGCTCGACGATACTGGTGGGCATTGAGGATCTTTCCGACGGGCTCAAGCTCTGGCGGGGGATCATGCAATGGATGGGGGGTATCGGCATTATCGTCATGGGGATCGCCATCCTGCCGTTTCTGAAAGTCGGCGGGATGCGGCTTTTCCATACGGAATCGTCCGACTGGTCGGACAAGGTCATGCCGCGTACCGGGGGGATCGCCAAGGCAACGCTGAGTATCTATGTGGTGATGACGCTGATTGCCATGCTGAGCTATTGGCTAGGCGGCATGGATCCATTAGATGCCATCGTTCACGGCATGACGTCGCTTTCAACCGGCGGTTTCGCGAATTCAGACGCTTCGTTTGGTGCCTATGCCGATCAGCCGTGGATACTCTGGATGGCCAGTCTGTTTATGCTCAGCGGGGCGTTACCGTTCGTGCTTTATATCCGCTTTCTGCGCGGTTCTCGCAGCAGCCTATGGAAAGATCAGCAGGTTCGGGGGCTACTGGGCGTGCTATGCATAGCGATTGGTCTGCTCACTCTTTGGCGGATCATGAATGGCGCCGCGGGGTTCGAATCGCTTACCCACGTCACCTTCAACGTCGTATCCATTGTCACGACCACCGGTTATGCCTCGGATGATTATACGCAATGGGGCGCACTGGCCATTGTCGCGTTTTTCTACCTGACCTTTGTGGGCGGATGCAGCGGCTCCACCAGCGGCGGCATGAAAATTTTTCGTTTCCAGATTGCCATGCTGATGCTGCGTGACCAGCTCCGCTACCTGATTCATGCCAACGGGGTCTTCACTACTCGCTATAACGAACAGATAGTGACCAGCGACATTTCCCGCAGCGTGGTTGCCTTTTCATTCTTCTTTTTTATCACCATCGCAGCATTGGCGCTGGGTCTGTCAGCCCTGGGCCTCGATCTTGTGACATCCCTATCCGGTGCCGCTACGGCGGTGACCAATGTGGGGCCCGGTCTTGGCGACATTATCGGCCCAGCCGGTAATTTTGCTTCCCTGCCCGACGCTGCCAAATGGCTACTGTGTATCGGCATGTTAATGGGTCGGTTAGAAATTCTTACCGTCATTGTGCTACTGACGCCGATGTTCTGGCGACGCTAG